CCACAGACATTGACAGACCAGCTGAAGGAGCGGAAGATGTCAGCATGGAATGGGGACCTGCAGCAGCAAGAGCgcctggttcatgcctgtagggGCTGGTATGGGCTTTGCTTGGCACCCCAGAGGCCTGGTCCAACTGAAGGAGGGGTGGCCCCTTGGTCTCAAGGGATGGCACCCATTGTGAGGCCTGTGCCAAGCAGCCCCCCTCCTGCCACCCTGAGCCTCCCAgtccactctgtcaccaggccccTTCGGGTTCCACTCCCACATCCATGGCCTCACCAGCTGCCCGCAGGCCCCGCGTAGACAAAGCGGTAGTCATCCACATCCAGTGCATCCCAGAACTCATTCAGCCAGTCGGACGAGAAGTACACAGGCAGGGTGAAAACGTCCTCCACCGGGAAGTCCCTGTGAGGAGGGTGCAAGGGCACCACTGACAGCACGTGAGGCACGAGGAGACTAGGGCTGCACGAGTGGGGCAACTGAGACCAATCAGCTCCAGTGGAGCTTCCAGATGGCTGCAGCCCCCAAAGAGCCCCAGACCCTCCTCTGAGCCAGATGCTGCTGGCGGGGGAGGGGGGGGCAGTCTGACTCCAATGGTTCTGCTTGTGAGAAAGTACtgatcatgcctataatcccagtgctttgagatgctgaggtggatgcatcacctgagctcaggagttcaagaccagcctgggcaacatggtgaaacctagtctcttaaaaaaaaaaaaaaaaaaagctgggcgtggaggtgcacgcctgtaatcccagctattagggaggctgaggggatctacctgaaaaaaaaaaggaaaaaaaaacatattgaCCTCCCAAAAAACAACACTTGCAGCCATGCGGAAGACAATCCAGTTTCTTTTAAACAGATTAAAGTGCCTCACGGGGAAAAATAGCTCCTCTTTGTGCAGCCAGGGGCCACCTTCATCGGAAAGGCCTCTGGGTTCACGCAGCGCTAGGGAAGGCAGCGCCTCGGTGCGTCCCAAGCCCCATTACCTGCACAGGTGCCAGTCTTTGAGGTAGAGACAGCCCCTGGGAGAGGAGTAGCCCGCCTGGATGTACTCTTTCCAGTAGGTGATGTAGTCTCTGAGAGGCATGTGCTCCTTGGGGTTCGAGTTGTATTCTCGGACCCCACAGTTCGCAACTGGTACAACCACGTCTCCTGAAATGAAAGTCAGGCGCGGTCCATGCCATCTCCCTGGGCCCCGTCCTCACTCCAAACCGTCTGCAGAGGAACTCTCCAGGGGCCACGCGCCTGGCCTCCTCCACCCTCCCTGGTGCCCCTCTCTAGGCGGGGGCCTCCCGGGCCTGGGTCCCGCCGGTCTTTCCTCCCCGCCCGGGGTCTGCGCCCGCCGCCCCACCGTAGGTCCGTAGCAGGTGGTCGAAGTCGGGCCTGCCCGCGGGCGTCACCCAGCGCCGCCGGCTGCCCCAGCCCTGCGTGAAGGCGCTGGAGAACACGCACGGCAGGTTGGGCAGCAAGAAGCCCCGCACAAAGTCGGCGTAGGAGAAGGCGCCCGGCTCCGAGACGAAGGCTACCCGGCCCGGAGCGTGGCCGCCGCCGGGGACATCGCCTCCCAGGCCTCGGAAGTGGCGGTCGGCGAGGGCGCGCGTCTCGCGGTCCATCCAGCTCCGCACGGGTCGAAGGACCCTCCTCC
The DNA window shown above is from Symphalangus syndactylus isolate Jambi chromosome 19, NHGRI_mSymSyn1-v2.1_pri, whole genome shotgun sequence and carries:
- the JMJD4 gene encoding 2-oxoglutarate and iron-dependent oxygenase JMJD4 isoform X2, producing MRAGPEPQALVGRKRGARRLLVPRMVLTVSAPAEVRRRVLRPVRSWMDRETRALADRHFRGLGGDVPGGGHAPGRVAFVSEPGAFSYADFVRGFLLPNLPCVFSSAFTQGWGSRRRWVTPAGRPDFDHLLRTYGDVVVPVANCGVREYNSNPKEHMPLRDYITYWKEYIQAGYSSPRGCLYLKDWHLCSPSLLVPHVLSVVPLHPPHRDFPVEDVFTLPVYFSSDWLNEFWDALDVDDYRFVYAGPAGSWSPFHADIFRSFSWSVNVCGRKKWLLFPPGQEEALRDRHSNLPYDVTSPALCDTHLYPRSQLADPPLEITQEAGEMVFVPSGWHHQVHNLDDTISINHNWVNGFNLANMWRFLQQELCAVQEEVIMRSCSGINFEEFYHFLKVIAEKRLLVLKEAAAEDRAGLGFEQAAFDAGRITEVLASLVAHPDFQRVDTSAFSPQPKELLQQLREAVDVAAAP